The sequence TCACCGATCTCGATCCCGCTGCCCTGGGCGCCGGCTGCCGAGAGCGCCAGCAGGCCATGGCCCTGGCGATCACCGCCCAGCGGCATGGTCTGGCGGCCGCTGAGCAGGCCCAGCGGGATGCCGCTGCGCTGGTGGCCGGGGCCGAGGCGGCTCAGGTGCCGGAGGCCTCCCTGGCGGCCGTGAGCTTCCCGGCGACGGCCTTCTACCTGCTGCGGGCTCTTGGCCTCTGTGCCAGCAGCAGCGAGGCCCGTCGCCAGATCCAGGGCGGTGGCGTGCGGCTCGATGGCGAGAAGCTCTCCGACCCCAACCAGACCTTCGCCGCGCCCGACGACCTGGCCGGCAGGGTGCTGCAGCTCGGCAGAAAGACCTTCCGGCGCCTGGTGCCGGGCTGAGCCGCTCTGGATCAGGACGCCCTGGCCCGAGCCCGGTGCTCCGACCCACCTAGGGTGCGGCTCAGCCTCCGCCACTGCCGGTGAGCGTCGATCCCACCCTGGCCGTTGCTTCCTGGCACGCTGCCTCGCCGAGCCCGGCTCCGGGCCACCAGGAACCTGCCGAGCAGATCATCGTGGCCCTCGATGGCCTCCAGGCCGGGGAGGCCCTGGCCCTGGCCATCGCCATCCCCGGCCTGCGCTGGGTGAAGGTGGGTCTGGAGCTGTTCGTGTCGGCCGGTCCCCAGGTGGTCCGTCGTCTGCGGGACGAGGGCCTGTCGGTGTTTCTCGATCTCAAACTGCACGACATCCCGGCCACCATGGCCGGGGCCTGTCGCAGCGCGGCGGCCCTGGGAGCGCAGCTGATCACCGTGCATGCCTGCGCCGGGGCCGAGGCCCTCGCCGCTGCCCAGGCCGGCGCCGCCGAGGGAGCAGAGGGGGCCGGCCTGGGCGCTCCCTCCCTGCTGGCCGTGACCGTGCTCACCAGCTGGGAGGCGCAGCGCTTCCGCACCGAGCTGGCCATCGAGACCCCCCTGGAGCCCTACGTCCTGCAACTGGCCCGGCTCGCCGCCGCTGCCGGCATCGCCGGTGCCGTGTGCTCTCCCCTGGAGGTGGCGGCCCTGCGGCAGGCCCATCCCCGGCCCTTTCATCTGGTGACCCCGGGCATCCGGCCTGCAGGCTCTCCCGCCGGCGACCAGCGGCGGGTGCTGACGCCGGCTGAGGCCTTGGCCGCCGGGGCCAGCCAGCTGGTGATCGGCCGGCCCATCACCGCGGTGCCTGATCCGGCGGCGGCCTTCGCCACCTGTTGCGCTGAGCTGTCCTGAGTCGAGGCCTGTCTCATGCCCCGTCTGCACGTCGGGGGGGTCCAGCCCCCGCTCCGCTTCATCCCGCCGATGCGCCGGCCCTGGGTGCGGCTGCTGCTGCGCGGTCTGCTGCCCCTGCTGCACCGCTGCCAGGGGGTGTGGCGCATCGAGGTGGCCGGCGGCGACGACCTCGCCAGGCTGTTCCAGGCCCACCAGCGCGGT is a genomic window of Cyanobium sp. NS01 containing:
- the pyrF gene encoding orotidine-5'-phosphate decarboxylase: MAVASWHAASPSPAPGHQEPAEQIIVALDGLQAGEALALAIAIPGLRWVKVGLELFVSAGPQVVRRLRDEGLSVFLDLKLHDIPATMAGACRSAAALGAQLITVHACAGAEALAAAQAGAAEGAEGAGLGAPSLLAVTVLTSWEAQRFRTELAIETPLEPYVLQLARLAAAAGIAGAVCSPLEVAALRQAHPRPFHLVTPGIRPAGSPAGDQRRVLTPAEALAAGASQLVIGRPITAVPDPAAAFATCCAELS